A DNA window from Corynebacterium ciconiae DSM 44920 contains the following coding sequences:
- a CDS encoding NAD(P)H-quinone dehydrogenase: MSKRIVIIGGGPAGYEAALAGTKYGAEITLIEDQGAGGSAVLYDCVPSKSFISTTSVKTDLRRADDMKLVDTGDTVLFSLGAANKRVLDLAKAQSHDIITQLERAGVRVVNGRAEFDDNSLKQATHFVKVHPAEGEEEIIESDLVLIATGASPRVLPGAVPDGERILDWRQIYDLEELPEHLIVVGSGVTGAEFVSAFAEMGVQVTMVASRDRILPHDDADAADTLEDVLAERGVALEKHARVDSVTNTGESVIVRTSDGREIEGSHALMTVGAVPNTQDLGLDRVGVEVARSGHIMVDRVSRTSVSGIYAAGDCTDLFPLASVAAMQGRIAMYHALGEGVSPIRLKTVSSAVFTRPEIAAVGITQAQIESGEVAARQIKLPLSTNPRAKMRALRHGFVKIFCRKNSGLVIGGVVVAPTASELILPIALAVNHNLTVSDLADTFSVYPTLSGSITEAARQLVQHDDLE, encoded by the coding sequence TTGTCTAAGCGCATTGTCATCATCGGCGGCGGCCCCGCCGGCTACGAAGCTGCTCTCGCCGGCACCAAATACGGTGCCGAGATCACGCTCATCGAGGATCAAGGAGCCGGCGGCTCAGCAGTTCTCTACGACTGTGTGCCCTCAAAGAGCTTTATCTCCACCACCAGCGTGAAAACGGACTTGCGCCGTGCCGATGACATGAAGCTGGTCGATACCGGCGATACCGTGCTCTTCTCGCTCGGTGCAGCCAATAAGCGCGTGCTGGATCTGGCCAAGGCACAGTCCCATGACATCATCACTCAGCTCGAGCGTGCCGGAGTGCGCGTGGTCAACGGCCGCGCCGAATTCGACGATAACTCTCTGAAGCAGGCCACCCACTTTGTCAAGGTGCACCCCGCCGAGGGCGAAGAGGAGATCATCGAGAGTGATCTCGTGCTCATCGCCACCGGTGCCTCCCCGCGCGTGCTCCCTGGGGCTGTCCCCGACGGGGAGCGCATCCTCGACTGGCGCCAGATCTATGACCTCGAGGAGCTGCCCGAGCACCTCATCGTGGTCGGTTCGGGTGTGACCGGTGCCGAGTTTGTCTCCGCGTTTGCCGAGATGGGCGTGCAGGTGACCATGGTCGCCTCCCGCGATCGCATCCTGCCCCACGATGACGCCGATGCTGCCGACACTCTCGAGGACGTGCTCGCCGAACGGGGCGTGGCACTGGAGAAGCATGCCCGCGTCGATAGCGTGACGAATACCGGCGAGAGCGTGATCGTGCGCACCTCCGATGGTCGCGAGATCGAAGGCTCCCATGCGTTGATGACAGTCGGCGCCGTGCCCAACACCCAGGATCTAGGTCTTGATCGGGTTGGGGTAGAGGTGGCCCGCTCGGGACACATCATGGTTGATCGCGTCTCCCGTACCTCCGTATCGGGAATCTATGCCGCCGGCGACTGCACCGATCTGTTCCCCCTCGCATCGGTGGCCGCCATGCAGGGCCGTATCGCCATGTACCACGCCCTCGGCGAGGGCGTGAGCCCGATCCGTTTGAAGACGGTGTCGAGTGCCGTGTTCACCCGCCCCGAGATCGCTGCCGTGGGGATCACCCAGGCGCAGATCGAATCCGGTGAGGTGGCAGCCCGCCAGATCAAGCTGCCGCTATCGACCAATCCGCGCGCTAAGATGCGTGCGCTGCGCCACGGCTTCGTCAAGATTTTCTGCCGCAAGAACTCCGGCCTGGTCATCGGCGGCGTGGTGGTGGCCCCCACCGCATCTGAGCTGATTTTGCCCATCGCTCTTGCAGTGAATCACAATCTCACCGTCTCCGATCTGGCGGATACCTTCTCGGTGTACCCGACACTGTCGGGATCCATCACGGAAGCGGCCCGCCAGCTCGTGCAGCACGACGATCTCGAATAG
- a CDS encoding amidohydrolase, whose product MSDVWSHVQGWIEEHLDEVLRWRRHLHSHPELSHREYETTAFLEEVLRSYGLEPVRFPDTGLRVDLGPDTGEKLAFRADIDALPITEITGLDFASQEPGYMHACGHDVHTTIALATACALSSFDLDLGVRFIFQPAEEVLEGGAPEVISYGALEGVSSIYALHVEPKLKVGKVGVRTGAITSAADSLTITVSGHGGHSARPHLTEDVVYALGALITQLPGLLSRRVDPRSGTVLAFGSVKAGFAANALPQHGVLLGTVRTADIRVWRIMQPLMEELIQQVVAPTGCDVQVRYVRGVPPVVNDDVATAVLADAATSVDPHAVVEAPQSSGGEDFSWYLEHVPGSMARLGCWDGTGTPGDLHQGDLVVDERAITVGIRLFAAILKRYLAAEAATGADTPENP is encoded by the coding sequence GTGAGCGATGTGTGGAGCCATGTACAGGGCTGGATCGAGGAGCACCTGGATGAGGTGCTCCGCTGGCGCCGCCACCTCCACAGCCACCCGGAATTATCGCACCGCGAGTATGAAACCACCGCCTTCCTTGAGGAGGTGCTGCGCTCTTATGGTCTCGAGCCGGTGCGCTTTCCCGATACCGGCCTGCGGGTGGATCTAGGCCCCGACACCGGCGAGAAGCTAGCTTTTCGAGCGGACATTGACGCCCTGCCCATCACCGAGATCACCGGGCTGGACTTCGCCTCTCAAGAGCCCGGTTATATGCACGCCTGCGGCCACGATGTGCACACCACTATCGCATTGGCCACCGCCTGCGCCCTGTCCAGCTTTGATCTGGACCTTGGGGTGAGATTCATTTTCCAGCCCGCAGAGGAGGTGCTCGAAGGCGGCGCCCCCGAGGTGATCTCCTATGGTGCGCTCGAAGGTGTGAGCAGCATCTACGCCCTACACGTAGAGCCCAAACTCAAGGTAGGCAAGGTGGGCGTGCGTACTGGGGCGATCACCTCTGCTGCCGACAGTCTCACCATCACCGTCTCTGGCCACGGTGGCCATTCGGCACGGCCGCACCTGACCGAAGATGTGGTTTACGCCCTTGGCGCGCTGATCACCCAGTTGCCGGGGCTGCTATCGCGGCGAGTGGATCCGCGCTCCGGTACCGTGCTGGCCTTCGGCTCCGTCAAGGCCGGCTTCGCCGCCAACGCCCTGCCACAGCATGGCGTGCTGCTCGGCACTGTTCGTACTGCCGATATCAGGGTGTGGCGCATTATGCAGCCATTGATGGAGGAGCTCATCCAGCAGGTCGTGGCCCCCACGGGCTGCGATGTGCAGGTGCGCTACGTGCGCGGCGTGCCGCCGGTAGTCAACGACGACGTGGCCACCGCAGTGCTTGCCGACGCCGCCACGAGCGTCGATCCGCACGCGGTGGTGGAGGCGCCACAATCCTCCGGTGGCGAGGACTTCTCGTGGTATCTCGAGCACGTGCCCGGTTCCATGGCGCGGCTCGGCTGCTGGGACGGTACTGGAACGCCTGGCGATCTACACCAAGGGGATCTGGTGGTGGACGAGCGCGCCATCACCGTCGGCATCCGCCTATTCGCCGCGATCCTCAAACGCTATCTTGCAGCCGAAGCAGCGACAGGGGCCGATACCCCAGAGAATCCTTAA
- a CDS encoding ATP-binding protein: protein MTPSELSDLVDTLRKLGADTARVEVKASVSKLPRSLAESVSALANGDGGIIILGLQEAEGFRPAERFRAKPIADALAGMCANDMQPPVRADIELVEFEGATVVTAVVPSLPLEEKPCYVKTKGKYGGSFIRTGDGDRKLSAYEIDRLEENRRQPAWDRVVVSTSSLEDLDPQLVAGLLKKERSQNPRVFGKKTDEQALVSLGVLAEDEDGQLRPLLGGLLALGEYPQQFFPRLNVTFAVYPGSDKTSLSTGQRFLDSATLSGPIPYLVGDVVNKVVSNMRVGGVVKGAFRSDLPDYPPVAVREAVTNALMHRDYSPQALGAGVQVNMYADRLEITNPGGLFGPVTIESLTNGTVLPASRNQVLSKLLESVPYPEGGYVAENRGSGYQEIERQLDQSLLPPPEPVDRLTQFSLTFGRRLPTEAERSAAAGMSSADRIVEYLRSHATATSKELAGAAGIGVGGARKVINGLIDKGIVERTEPARSPKQRYRLA from the coding sequence ATGACTCCATCGGAGCTGAGTGATCTTGTTGATACACTGCGCAAGTTAGGAGCAGATACGGCCAGAGTGGAGGTGAAGGCCTCCGTCAGCAAGCTTCCACGATCTCTTGCCGAGTCAGTAAGCGCTCTAGCAAATGGTGACGGCGGAATCATCATTCTTGGGCTGCAGGAAGCGGAAGGTTTCCGGCCAGCCGAACGCTTTCGGGCCAAGCCGATTGCCGATGCACTTGCGGGAATGTGTGCCAATGACATGCAACCACCAGTCCGCGCAGACATCGAGCTCGTCGAATTTGAGGGCGCAACGGTCGTGACTGCAGTAGTTCCAAGCCTCCCGCTCGAGGAGAAACCCTGCTACGTCAAGACGAAGGGGAAATACGGTGGTTCATTCATCCGAACTGGCGACGGCGATCGGAAGCTTTCCGCATACGAAATAGACCGACTAGAGGAAAACCGCAGGCAACCAGCGTGGGACAGGGTAGTTGTCTCCACTTCTAGCCTCGAAGACCTCGACCCGCAGCTCGTCGCCGGTTTATTAAAGAAGGAGCGATCCCAGAACCCTCGGGTTTTCGGGAAGAAAACCGACGAGCAGGCTCTTGTCTCACTCGGGGTCCTCGCGGAGGATGAGGATGGACAGTTACGCCCGCTACTCGGCGGGCTCTTGGCACTTGGTGAATACCCGCAGCAGTTTTTCCCAAGGCTCAATGTGACATTCGCGGTGTATCCGGGCAGTGATAAAACTTCCTTATCTACCGGACAGAGGTTTCTAGATTCCGCGACGCTATCCGGACCAATCCCGTACTTGGTGGGCGACGTCGTCAATAAAGTTGTGTCGAACATGCGTGTAGGTGGCGTCGTGAAGGGAGCCTTTCGCAGCGACCTGCCGGATTATCCTCCCGTTGCCGTGCGAGAAGCGGTGACGAATGCGCTCATGCACAGGGATTACTCGCCCCAAGCGCTGGGCGCGGGAGTTCAGGTAAATATGTATGCCGATCGCCTGGAGATCACCAATCCCGGAGGGCTGTTCGGGCCGGTCACCATCGAATCCTTAACGAATGGCACTGTGCTACCTGCGTCGCGAAATCAAGTGCTGTCGAAGCTGCTTGAGTCGGTTCCCTACCCTGAAGGTGGATATGTCGCGGAAAATCGGGGTAGCGGCTACCAAGAGATTGAGCGTCAGTTGGATCAAAGTTTGCTGCCTCCGCCTGAACCCGTCGATCGGTTAACGCAGTTCTCTCTAACGTTCGGTCGTCGCCTGCCGACGGAGGCGGAGCGGAGTGCTGCAGCGGGGATGTCCTCGGCAGATCGAATTGTGGAATACCTTCGCTCCCATGCAACGGCTACGAGCAAGGAACTAGCTGGCGCAGCCGGCATTGGTGTCGGTGGAGCCCGGAAAGTGATTAATGGGCTGATCGACAAGGGGATTGTGGAGCGAACTGAGCCGGCTCGAAGCCCGAAACAGCGGTACCGCTTAGCTTGA
- a CDS encoding helix-turn-helix transcriptional regulator: MQTLPIIVGRVFLVADDDNVIFWPSYSVALGQRVRTLRAMRDISQERLAELAGMHRNAVVGIERGVSSRSGSSNPRLATAYRLARALHVPVAVLLPDATTPPRRVCRAAQALPSEVDVVWPRTPEDVLPFDGSHLMIDGDDPRFVDQAHPLYLLRRQAREAQLMCAEHNAGASTGADGESDPAGGDVGGHEAAEVDIPD; this comes from the coding sequence GTGCAGACTCTGCCTATCATCGTAGGCAGAGTCTTTTTGGTGGCTGATGACGACAACGTAATTTTCTGGCCGAGCTACTCCGTGGCTCTGGGCCAACGCGTACGCACACTGCGGGCGATGCGCGATATCAGCCAAGAGCGCCTCGCGGAACTAGCTGGGATGCACCGCAACGCGGTGGTCGGCATCGAACGCGGCGTCTCATCCCGAAGCGGCAGCTCTAATCCACGATTGGCCACCGCTTACCGGCTGGCCCGTGCCTTACATGTTCCCGTGGCCGTGCTGCTTCCCGACGCCACCACCCCGCCACGTAGGGTCTGCCGGGCCGCTCAAGCGCTACCCAGTGAGGTGGATGTGGTCTGGCCCCGCACTCCCGAGGACGTGCTGCCTTTCGACGGCTCGCATTTGATGATCGACGGCGATGATCCTCGCTTCGTCGACCAAGCCCACCCGCTCTACCTACTCAGGCGGCAGGCGCGAGAGGCACAGCTCATGTGCGCAGAACACAATGCTGGAGCCTCCACCGGTGCTGATGGCGAGAGTGACCCTGCTGGTGGTGACGTGGGTGGCCACGAAGCAGCTGAGGTGGATATTCCAGATTAG
- the upp gene encoding uracil phosphoribosyltransferase, producing METKVIDHPLVASRLTIMRDKRSDNATFRAALRDLGAMLIYEACRDVPVETFDCHTPVAVAEGVRLENPPIIVPVIRAGLGMIDPALSMIPDAQVGFIGLARDEETHEPVPYLEALPEDLTGQPVFVVDPMLATGGSLLHAIRLLHARGATDITAVCMVSAQPGVQALADSGLPVRLVTATIDPELNEDAYIVPGLGDAGDRLYGPRNIDL from the coding sequence ATGGAGACCAAGGTTATTGACCACCCGCTCGTCGCATCGCGGCTGACCATCATGCGGGACAAGCGCAGCGACAACGCCACCTTCCGTGCCGCACTCCGGGACCTCGGAGCGATGCTCATCTACGAAGCCTGCCGCGACGTGCCGGTGGAAACCTTCGACTGCCACACACCCGTGGCCGTGGCCGAGGGTGTGCGGCTGGAAAACCCGCCCATCATCGTGCCCGTCATTCGCGCCGGGCTGGGCATGATCGACCCCGCGCTGTCGATGATCCCGGACGCCCAGGTGGGTTTCATCGGCTTGGCGCGCGATGAGGAAACCCACGAGCCGGTGCCCTATCTTGAGGCCCTGCCCGAGGATCTCACCGGCCAGCCGGTCTTTGTGGTGGATCCGATGCTCGCCACCGGCGGCTCGCTGCTGCACGCCATCCGTTTGCTGCATGCCCGCGGCGCCACCGACATCACCGCGGTGTGCATGGTTTCGGCGCAGCCGGGCGTGCAAGCCCTGGCAGATTCCGGCCTGCCCGTGCGGCTTGTGACCGCCACCATCGATCCCGAGCTGAACGAGGATGCCTACATCGTGCCCGGTTTGGGCGATGCGGGCGATCGCCTTTACGGACCGCGCAACATCGACCTCTAA
- a CDS encoding C40 family peptidase has protein sequence MNQLATMLPTTALPTQFGGVTDISAAHLLASMFGADAARLTRAAGTLGEEKAELQQIMNAAQPIIARAAADIVQLAQHYLAQFAALAPQLLSPLPAQQLTAAQALAGLPPATLAAAGQRTQQLEAELEAPAAQLDRIAERGPLELEEASHSPDRSREGEVASASDAGARAVAAAESQLGTPYVWGGTSPNGFDCSGLVQWSYAQAGVELPRMAHEQAVGRQVSAEELQPGDLAVWDGHVAMYAGDGMMIEAGDPVQKNPVRTTNMGMGFLGFYRPTS, from the coding sequence ATGAACCAACTAGCCACGATGCTGCCCACCACCGCGCTGCCCACCCAATTCGGCGGGGTGACAGACATCTCGGCCGCGCACCTGCTTGCCTCCATGTTTGGCGCCGACGCTGCCCGTCTAACCCGCGCGGCCGGAACCCTGGGTGAAGAGAAAGCCGAGTTGCAGCAGATCATGAACGCGGCCCAGCCGATCATCGCCCGCGCGGCGGCCGACATCGTGCAGCTCGCTCAGCATTATCTCGCCCAATTCGCTGCGCTGGCGCCGCAGCTACTCAGCCCCCTTCCTGCCCAGCAGCTCACCGCCGCGCAGGCACTCGCGGGCCTGCCCCCTGCTACCTTGGCGGCGGCCGGGCAGCGCACCCAGCAGCTCGAGGCCGAGTTGGAGGCCCCTGCCGCCCAGTTGGATCGCATTGCCGAGCGCGGCCCGCTCGAGCTCGAGGAGGCGTCTCATTCTCCGGATAGGAGTCGGGAGGGGGAGGTGGCGTCGGCAAGCGATGCGGGTGCCCGCGCCGTGGCCGCTGCCGAATCACAGTTGGGCACTCCCTATGTGTGGGGCGGCACCTCTCCGAACGGTTTTGACTGTTCAGGGCTGGTGCAATGGTCCTATGCGCAGGCCGGAGTGGAGCTGCCACGCATGGCTCACGAGCAGGCGGTGGGGCGGCAAGTTAGTGCCGAGGAGCTCCAACCTGGGGATCTCGCAGTGTGGGATGGGCATGTGGCGATGTACGCCGGCGATGGAATGATGATCGAGGCCGGCGACCCTGTGCAGAAGAATCCCGTGCGCACCACCAACATGGGGATGGGGTTTCTAGGGTTCTATCGCCCCACCTCCTAA
- a CDS encoding adenosine deaminase, producing the protein MVNPLFSQILPPPPRDIVKDLPKVSLHDHLDGGLTPQLMVHLAEQQGYELPASTPEALAEWFHTNANAGSLEGYLECFAPTVALMQDAQSIAMAASDAVMQLAADNCVYAELRFAPELHTTKGLSMQEVVDAAIEGIYAATGLLDDHGITLVVRLILCGMRHQDKVLEVAQLTVDNYAPGDATGMVVGFDLAGPEEGFPASRFREAFELLRHHCVPVTIHAGEASGVDSIREALELGARRIGHGVRLADVLPEDDGFITHPVARQIFDTKVCLEVCPRSNYQTGTVQQGQRHPFAALYRHGIACSINTDNRSVSGVSQTDEMMFLVQECGLGLEDLRTITLLSLDAAFAPREIRNLLLEEHLLPRMSEVFTHYSEYLDTLGENTEEHAASSPDAGRGNAEDDEVADTGEEETGAEGIGVGAESAEEEVPGAVLNELFPRAEDGQIPLVVMDRLEITPFWGDMNAELKGISPERYEEIEEKATMAAQEYLIREKVALDGVHRAAVLLAVRDSMAMADEIAEVIGRPVQLVVDIVPIINPEGTDERSRYGGYRVGPSELAELLGEDYEDVLALYDAEELKQFGVFDRLDEDSEDIEYDYDDLDEDSVDDLFADMNEPTDRNSPARDIFRGPDTGDGGSVGWRRT; encoded by the coding sequence ATGGTGAACCCTCTTTTCTCTCAGATCCTGCCTCCGCCACCGCGTGACATCGTCAAAGACCTGCCGAAAGTCTCGCTACACGATCACCTCGACGGCGGCCTCACACCCCAACTCATGGTGCATCTGGCCGAGCAGCAGGGCTATGAGCTGCCCGCGTCCACCCCCGAGGCGCTAGCTGAGTGGTTTCACACCAACGCCAACGCCGGCAGCCTCGAAGGCTACCTCGAATGCTTCGCCCCCACCGTGGCCTTGATGCAAGATGCCCAGTCCATTGCCATGGCGGCCTCCGATGCCGTGATGCAGCTGGCCGCGGACAACTGTGTCTACGCCGAGCTGCGCTTTGCCCCCGAGCTACACACCACCAAAGGGCTGAGCATGCAAGAGGTGGTGGATGCTGCGATCGAGGGGATCTACGCGGCCACCGGCCTGCTCGATGATCACGGCATCACCCTCGTGGTGCGCCTTATTCTGTGCGGGATGCGCCACCAAGACAAGGTGCTCGAGGTAGCCCAGCTCACCGTGGACAACTACGCACCAGGAGACGCGACCGGCATGGTAGTGGGCTTCGATCTCGCCGGGCCAGAAGAGGGCTTTCCTGCCTCCCGCTTCCGCGAGGCCTTCGAGCTGCTGCGACACCACTGCGTGCCGGTGACCATTCACGCCGGCGAGGCCAGCGGGGTGGACTCTATCCGCGAAGCGCTAGAGCTCGGAGCGCGCCGCATCGGCCACGGGGTGCGGCTGGCGGATGTGCTGCCTGAAGATGATGGCTTCATCACCCATCCCGTGGCGCGGCAGATTTTTGACACCAAGGTGTGCCTCGAGGTGTGCCCGCGCTCGAATTACCAGACGGGAACCGTGCAGCAGGGGCAGAGACATCCCTTTGCCGCGCTCTACCGACACGGCATTGCGTGCAGCATCAACACCGACAATCGTTCGGTCTCTGGGGTGAGCCAAACCGACGAGATGATGTTTTTAGTCCAGGAGTGTGGCCTAGGCCTTGAGGATCTTCGCACCATCACCCTGCTGTCTCTCGATGCGGCCTTCGCGCCGCGTGAGATACGCAATCTGCTTCTCGAGGAGCATCTCCTGCCGCGCATGAGCGAGGTGTTTACACACTACTCCGAGTATCTCGACACTCTAGGCGAGAACACCGAGGAACACGCCGCCTCCAGCCCCGACGCGGGCAGGGGCAATGCCGAGGATGATGAGGTGGCTGATACCGGTGAAGAGGAAACCGGTGCCGAGGGAATCGGTGTGGGCGCCGAGAGCGCTGAGGAGGAGGTACCTGGGGCTGTGCTCAATGAGTTGTTCCCCCGCGCCGAGGATGGTCAGATCCCTTTGGTGGTGATGGACAGGCTCGAGATCACGCCCTTCTGGGGTGACATGAATGCGGAGCTGAAGGGCATATCCCCCGAGCGATATGAAGAGATTGAGGAAAAGGCCACCATGGCGGCCCAGGAGTATCTGATCCGAGAGAAAGTGGCGCTCGACGGGGTGCACCGCGCCGCAGTGCTACTGGCAGTGCGCGATAGCATGGCGATGGCTGATGAGATTGCCGAGGTCATCGGCCGCCCGGTGCAGCTGGTGGTGGACATCGTTCCGATCATCAACCCCGAGGGCACAGATGAGCGCAGCCGCTACGGCGGCTACAGGGTGGGCCCCAGCGAGCTCGCCGAGTTACTGGGCGAGGACTATGAGGATGTTCTGGCGCTCTATGACGCTGAGGAACTCAAACAATTCGGGGTATTCGACCGTCTTGACGAGGATTCCGAGGACATCGAGTACGACTATGACGACCTCGACGAAGACAGTGTTGATGATCTTTTCGCAGACATGAATGAACCCACCGACCGGAACTCACCCGCCCGGGATATTTTCCGGGGGCCGGACACCGGTGACGGTGGGTCAGTGGGGTGGCGCCGCACCTAA
- a CDS encoding serine hydrolase, giving the protein MAHHFSRAYRRLPAYLLALSLSTTGMPMSWAQEQHTPSTTQTPPRTTSPDTDDCPHATTPPPPVDTSEEPAPGHSSPPPLPVADTNAGGAKLNDCGVITARGFTTPAGNTASSWIVFDLDSGEVFGAKDPHGRYRPASVIKALLALVSITTLDLDKKVEVSAESAGIEGSAVGIGPGGVYTNRQLISGLLMASGNDAAHALAQELGGDAIALEKVNALAQKLGARNTRAATYSGLDGPGMSTTAFDLALIYRQAWANPTFAEMVHTRSMDFPGWGEYEGFEVWNDNQLLSEHEDSLGGKTGYTDDANHTFVGAREVDGRRIAAVVLDATITPDKRAWQMADDLIDAAAATPESNPPLGTVAALDTDTQAASPSSPTDTDSTEAAAADEGESTASRGKDVALVLAFFLALITGGVVALAGWRSRRRGHVR; this is encoded by the coding sequence ATGGCTCATCATTTTTCGCGCGCTTATCGACGCCTCCCCGCTTACCTGCTCGCGCTCTCGCTCAGCACCACCGGGATGCCCATGTCATGGGCGCAGGAGCAGCACACCCCGTCCACCACCCAGACGCCACCGCGCACCACCTCCCCCGACACAGATGATTGCCCCCACGCCACTACCCCTCCCCCGCCGGTGGATACCTCCGAGGAACCTGCCCCTGGCCACAGCTCTCCGCCCCCGCTGCCGGTGGCAGACACTAATGCCGGCGGGGCCAAGCTCAATGACTGCGGTGTGATTACCGCCCGCGGCTTCACCACCCCAGCAGGAAATACCGCCTCGAGCTGGATTGTCTTCGATCTCGATTCGGGAGAGGTCTTCGGCGCCAAAGACCCGCACGGCCGCTACCGCCCTGCCTCGGTGATCAAGGCCCTTTTGGCGCTGGTGAGTATCACCACCTTGGACTTGGACAAGAAGGTGGAAGTCTCCGCGGAATCGGCGGGAATCGAAGGTTCGGCCGTAGGCATCGGCCCAGGCGGGGTGTACACCAACCGGCAGCTGATTAGCGGCCTGCTCATGGCGAGCGGTAACGACGCCGCCCACGCCCTCGCCCAAGAGCTTGGTGGGGATGCTATCGCCCTAGAAAAGGTCAACGCCCTGGCCCAGAAGCTGGGGGCGCGCAATACTCGCGCCGCCACCTACAGCGGACTCGACGGCCCCGGCATGTCTACCACCGCTTTCGACTTGGCGCTCATCTATAGGCAGGCGTGGGCCAATCCCACCTTCGCGGAGATGGTGCACACCCGCTCCATGGATTTTCCCGGCTGGGGCGAGTACGAGGGTTTCGAGGTGTGGAACGATAACCAGCTGCTGTCCGAACACGAGGATTCCCTAGGCGGCAAGACCGGCTACACCGATGATGCCAACCATACTTTTGTGGGGGCGCGCGAGGTCGATGGCCGCAGGATCGCCGCGGTGGTTTTAGATGCCACTATCACTCCCGACAAGCGGGCCTGGCAGATGGCGGATGATCTCATCGACGCCGCCGCAGCCACCCCAGAGTCGAATCCGCCGCTTGGCACGGTCGCTGCATTAGACACAGACACCCAAGCAGCTTCGCCCTCCTCACCGACCGATACAGACAGCACGGAGGCTGCGGCCGCCGATGAAGGCGAAAGCACAGCCTCCCGCGGCAAGGACGTGGCCCTGGTGCTGGCCTTCTTCCTTGCCTTGATTACCGGGGGTGTCGTCGCGCTCGCCGGCTGGCGTTCGCGCCGCCGCGGCCATGTGCGTTAG
- a CDS encoding RDD family protein, with protein sequence MSYQHVASEPVVDIYGLLGLDRDRNSALRRLCTIDAELELDGLDCEQSPRREVRILIDIMDDADSQREYDEKALGRPCSWKELDTLAKIGELPDDLAARPHSGSGFTLPPQGQPQVATAPGQAVPGMPNMAQPQHGMMPYGPAGYVTGAEGAIQDPLERRPGPGVRFVCGAGDWMVAMTATELVQAAAGVSDVQPVASTLIALVVLIAYVCGSETLLGATPVKLAAGYRTKDVRTGQNLTVAQSLKRSWWKFFMAQPALAVVSMIAGAVCLFSITGQRGNVAKHDELVHGEVVRKRFVEDN encoded by the coding sequence ATGAGCTACCAGCACGTCGCGTCCGAGCCTGTCGTGGATATATACGGATTGTTGGGCCTGGATCGGGACCGAAACTCAGCCCTGCGAAGGCTGTGCACTATCGACGCCGAGCTCGAGCTTGATGGCCTCGATTGCGAGCAGTCGCCGCGGCGCGAGGTACGCATCCTCATCGACATCATGGATGATGCCGATTCGCAGCGGGAATACGATGAGAAAGCTTTGGGCAGGCCCTGCAGCTGGAAGGAACTCGATACCCTTGCCAAGATCGGCGAGCTTCCCGATGATCTCGCCGCACGGCCTCACTCGGGCTCAGGGTTCACCCTGCCGCCACAGGGGCAACCGCAGGTGGCTACCGCCCCTGGCCAGGCGGTGCCGGGCATGCCGAATATGGCCCAGCCCCAGCATGGGATGATGCCCTACGGCCCGGCAGGCTATGTCACTGGCGCGGAGGGCGCAATCCAAGATCCGCTTGAGCGCAGGCCTGGGCCTGGGGTGCGTTTTGTGTGCGGTGCCGGCGACTGGATGGTTGCTATGACTGCCACGGAACTTGTCCAAGCTGCGGCAGGCGTCTCCGATGTACAGCCGGTGGCTTCTACTCTTATTGCCCTCGTGGTGTTGATTGCGTACGTGTGCGGTAGCGAGACCTTGCTTGGGGCCACCCCAGTGAAGCTGGCGGCGGGCTATCGCACCAAGGACGTTCGCACCGGCCAGAACCTCACGGTGGCTCAATCTCTGAAGCGGTCGTGGTGGAAGTTTTTCATGGCGCAGCCCGCCCTGGCTGTGGTGTCCATGATCGCCGGCGCGGTGTGCCTGTTCAGCATTACCGGTCAGCGCGGCAACGTAGCCAAACACGATGAGCTTGTACACGGTGAGGTTGTGCGCAAGCGTTTCGTGGAGGATAACTAA